The genomic interval AGTGGAAACAATTGTGGGAAAAAAGTATGGCAAAGCAGGGAAGTGCCAAAGCATGTTCAAAAAGTGTAGCTGTGAAAATGCTATAACCATATTATATTATGATATTAATGGCTTTAACCCATCGTTTTTGGCACATTGATGTCTCTGTATTGAGAGATCCCACATTCACTTAGCACTATATAATAATCAGATTATGCAAGCAGTGAATCCTGATTCCTGACAGTACTGAAACGATGTATATTGTACATAACCCTAGGAAAACATCAGCTTTAACATTCAAAGaaagtaaaacataaatttaaatgttCATAACAGACAAATTATTACACAATCACCGCCTACTTTACTCAAGCAATAGTGGTTATACTGTGAGAAATAACACGATGCTCACTAAATACATTTTAGTATAAACAGAGTCAACAAACATTGAAATATCTTATAGGTTGCTGGAGAATTTTATAAGGTATGGAAACAACCAAATAGCTACTAAATCCTCTATATACTAAACTTGGCTCCATACAATAAACATAGGAATTAAGAAGCaatcaaatgtaaaatattaaaccTGAGGTGGGGTATGCCCAAGAAGTTCACGAAGCGGTCTGCTTTCGGCCAGAGGATGTTCAGCAGNNNNNNNNNNNNNNNNNNNNNNNNNNNNNNNNNNNNNNNNNNNNNNNNNNNNNNNNNNNNNNNNNNNNNNNNNNNNNNNNNNNNNNNNNNNNNNNNNNNNNNNNNNNNNNNNNNNNNNNNNNNNNNNNNNNNNNNNNNNNCAGCAGGAAGTTCAATTACAATTTGGTTCAGAACCTGCGAAAACCCAGTCATTCAAACTTGGTAAAGACACATTAAGATTAATCAAAACAAATAGAGATGTCATGGACACAACCAATATCATAGGCAAACAGGGGAAAAAATCTATGGCATTTCAAGTCTTGTGTTTggcaagaaaaagaaaactaataGAACATCGCATCATACCTCTGCTTGACGTCCTGCTTGCAATCTTACACCAGTAGCATCATACATCACCTGCCAGAAGCAATATCTCACATCAGAAAACTCTCTCAACCTTATAAGCCAGTCATTAGCATTTGTTTCTCAATTCTCATCGTGTAACCTAGTTCTTTTATCGAGGGGCATCGAGTTTTTTCCTTAATAGTTAGTTACATAAAGTACAAACAAGTCTATTCCAGAATCCCTTCAAGTGCAGAgatgatttaaaaaatgtagATTGAACCCTTCATTACATCACACTACAATAATAAAGGATCAGTTAGAAATGCTTCAAAATAAGAGAATGATTGCATAAAAATATccatgttattatatttttaaaatgagagACTAGttggataaaaaaaaagtttcatgttttatttttaaaaaattaacatgacAGGGACAAACAAACCTAAAAATGAAATTCAAGACAAAACTCTAAAATTCTGTTGCTTAACAAAGCCACAGGACAAAGAGCTGAGTGATTTGAATTGCGACTCAAATATTTGTCTAATTCTTACGTCGTTGTgtatatcataataaaaaacatccagaaaaacaaaataaaactgaaATGCTGATAAACAAAAAGTCATACAATGCAAGCTAGAATCAATGCAATGGCAAAAGTTGGTCCTCCAAATCCATCATGAAACCCAACTGCTGTAGCAAGAGCAGTGACAGTAGATGAATGAGAAGATGGCATTCCACCAGATCCAACTAATTGTTTTGGATCCCATCTTTTTTCCTTATACCTgccaaatattaataattaatatccaCAAAACATTAATAACACTCTTCAATTCTTAATTAAACACCAATTaggcaatttttattttactgttCTATATCTAAAAAGATTTACAAAATTGCAATCATGttcatatatcaatatcattaGCTAAACCTAAACCTAAAAAatgattcaaattaaataaataaacctaaaaaaaattaattaaatgttaaaaaaaaaagcacgagaaaagaaggaaaaggaaGACGAACCAGACGGTGAGGAATTTAATGGATTGAGCGATGGCGAAAGCAACGATGGCGGAAATGAGTGGGAAATTGCTAAACATTGAAGACGATGGCGTATCTGATATATTGTGCATCGGTTTCTCTCTGTTAATTAAACCAATTGAgtaaattaattgaataattaaatttttctataGTTGGGAAATGAATTCTCAATTATGTATTTGTTTTTGGaatgatataaaaaatagagaggAACAGAGTACAGTTTGAGATTAACGAAAGTGGTTATGGTTGTTATAATGGTGAAAAAGAAAGGTCTTAAATACGATACAATTCTGAAATGGTAGCTATGCTGGCTTTTGTATAATTCATCTAAAAATGAAATAGTTTGACTAACTAACGTTCTAAGCTTAGCTTTTCTAATGAAATGAAATCAATATCCTTCCATTTGTTCCATTCTGTATTACCATTTTCTTTTGCTCAACATGCCTTTTTATTTTAGCATATATCATACCATCTTCttctgtattttttaatttaaaataaagtaaaaaattccTTTAGAAGTTTTCTTTTATTTCCCATAATTTGTTTCCACTTGCATCGAACATTATTAAACGTAGATATATCTAATGCCAATATTCGACCTCGGACTCATCATTTTTCATATTCCTAGTAATTTAGCACCATCTGTAACGTaactcaataaataaataaaaacatagacTACTGTTTAACTCTTGAAGTCGTAAGACATTGTCCCTTTAATTTATAAttcagtaaaaaaattaaattaattgtcgAAATCacaaaattactttaaaaaaaatataatttatcattataatttgttttaaaatatataatttactgttaaaatagttcgtaatcattttaaaatcataGATTAAATTGAGTGACTTTTTaaatagcaaaataaaaataaaatacaccaaaaattgACTTTCCTATTGTAAGTATACTAGataacaaagaaaagaaaactttGACGGCACGAAATCCcattattaaaaatttgatattattttcaacaaaaagAGAATATCCATTCGTATTCTCACTTTCTTTGTTTAGATCGACATAAAGAAAATTAGGGGAAAAGGAACTATGTAAAGAAAAGTTTAATTGttcataaaattttgttttttaattaaccTTTCAAAATCAATATACAAATGTGCATTCATTCTTGAAATAAAGTCACTTGTTGTGTGATAATAAATTGTCTAACAATACACTTCACTTGTCCTGGACAAACACTTCACATGACTTGCATGTGGATGTTTGTTCATTCACTCACTCAAGCCAAAGGGAATAGAAAAATAGTAAGCAACAATGTAAACGAATATGAATGCTTTTCTACTTCACACTTCCTTTAATGGATCATCACTTAGCTGAGATGGAAATAACAAACAAGAATGCAGCAAGTGGAGGAGGCACAACCACAGACACAGCACAATCCTCCAAAATGCTTCTAACTAATAATAACCTAATGAcaaaaaaaggttaaaaaaaataacttcacAATTATGTCAAACACAACGTGGCATttgttacaaaatatatatattggaaCCAAAATAAACCAATTGACTATGGTTATTATTCCAATCAgcctttaaaattaaaaccatAATCGTGCAATAACTTGGCTAAGATCTTGTATTATACGAATTGAAAGCATTTCACTCTCACATTATGATGCAATTGCACTTTGATTCAAGCTTTGGGGGCTTCATACTATCTACCTTGTTAGGAACCCCAACACCAACATTGTTTGTGAAAGATTCATCAATATTTTCATCATTCTCGGTCTCGTCAGAAGGGGTTTTGACATCAGTTTCCACCCTCTTCTGTCGAGTCTTCGGGGTTTTTAAGGCACGCCTGCTGACAGGTCGTCTGCGAACCTCCTTTCTGTCAGAAACGGGTTTCCCCAATAATGTTACTGTTGGTTCAGAACCTTCAAATGGATCAGAGCATTCCTTTTCCATTGCTGTTGTTGCAGCCTGATATGCTAGATCATGGATGATAGAACTGCAAAAAAGGATTGTATCTGTTGCCTCTTCAAGTGTCAGGCTTCTAGTGTTGCCTGCACCTTGACACTCCACTGTAACTGTTGATTCCTCTGGCATAAAGCATAACAGAACAGTTAGAAATTGgccatttaattaaaaaaattcccAATAATCTTATGAGTGGCAATTAGAggatattattactatttttattattttgagaaaattaaaggagATTGTCTACTTTTCTTAAAAGGGTGTGAGGTAGTTTTTTCGTGcttatatgtgtatatatatatatatttatatatgtgtatatctatatatatatatatatcgatgttttatatattaattgctttatttttcaaaagcattatatataaattttgacatatttatatgtcaattaggggagcatgcatctgcacacaatataatatattattaccaatacaataaatatatataaaccgaaataaaattatatatatatatatacaatataatatattattatcaatactatcaatacaatataatatattattatcaatacaatacaataatatataatatattattatcaatataatatatatatcaatacaataaattatatatatcaatacaataaatatatataaacctatataaaattttaaatgatgtttttttaaaaatcaagactaataatcaagacttatttataacaaaaaataataatatcatcaattttaataatgtttttttaaataataattatattaaaactaatatattttaaccgtggtttgaaactttaatttatcatatattaatatgtaaacaacatcatttctatttttttaaaaataaatttataaaactaatctaaatataaatattactaatctatattttaaaaataatatatatattttatatatatatatatatatatatatatatatatatatatatgagaccATAGGGAGTATTAAGTATGCAAAATGCATAATTTAGTGCCTCTTTAAGAGGAGAGGCTAATATTCTCATCTCAATAGTTATCAGTCTTTCAATTGAAATTTCAATACAGTAAATATCGTACCATTTCCATGGGACTCGGATGCATTGAGCTCTGCAACAGAAGCAGTGTGACAATGACTCGAAGGATTTCGAGCAGAAGGTACCCGAAAGTCATCGAGGGCACTCTTTGATACCAGGGACAGATCATCATTTACCAGGTCAGTATTATTTCCGCAATAGTTTTCCCCTTCAATGTCTGATTCTGTGATTGTAGAACAGTGGGCAATTACCAAAGCATTCAGTTCATTAACGTTAGCACCCTGCACATCATGCTTCTCATGACATGATAACTCTGGAGCCTTAACTGATGTTTCAATATTTGAGACACAACTTGCATTATTTGGATGGTCTTCAACATTTTCATATGAAATACAATCCCTAGGATTTGTAAATGAGGTTACTAAATTGTCATCGGGATGAACACAATCCTCCCGCGTTAAAATTTCTGAGCTGCAAGCATTATTTCCTCTACAATTATCATCATTTTCTAGTTTATCTTCCTCAACAGCAGTTGGATGGGTAGTAGTCGCATCAGCTACATCGGTCATTGCATTTCCTGAAGCTTGATTTTCTCGAAGAACTTGGGGTATCTCCTCCACAAGGTTATATTCTGTATTGCCGGAAGTTTCTCGAGTTGCAAGACCTACTTCATGGTGAGAATGGTTTGAAGTTATAGAGAAAGATGAACCAGTGCTTGGGGCCTTGATCCTTAAGTCGTATCCACAGTCCCCATCCAACTTCCTGCCACTCAACTGCCTGGGAATACGAAACTCTGTTTGTCTAGTAGAGCTAAAATCAGTCGATGGTGAGGCAGAATAACTTCCAGGTCTTGTCGAGCTTCTAATACTGTTTAAACTGTCTCTTGAAAGAGACAGGTCATCATAAGATATGGTTGTGGCGGTAAAAGTCCTGGCCCGAACTATAGGTCCTTTGTTGCTGCTGGACCTTTTCAGCAGTACAGAAATGCCGGTGCCTTCTGTGGGGTCCGTGTTCATATTTGGGCGATCATTATAGTGATACAACTGGTGATCCCCAAATTCGTCGTCATGCTTCTTGCAATCACCTCCCGATCCATTCATCTCTAGCTGGTTTGCAGGCATCTGCTCATATCCCTCCCTCAATGAACTTGGAATTGAACTGTTTTGTGAGTGAACCAGGTTTAGTTCACTGCATGAAGTTTCACTTTCCTCATAATCATGTTCGCCGAGGGGAAACCTTAAGTTACCCGTATCTGTCTCTTGAGGCAGTTGAGATACATCCCGTAGTTGGCTTGTTTCAGATAATGATTTTTCTTCTTTAGGCATGATTGCAGAAATCACCGAAGAACCTTCAGATACAGCCAACATTGTCTCAGGGAGGATGACTCTCAACAATGAGGTTTTCCTGCTGCATTCTGGACAAAGCTGAATATTGTTCTCAGCTTGACTAATGACTTGATAACAACAACCACATTGAGAACAGATTGCTGTATTTTCAAAACTACCAGTTTCAGAAATGATGTCTCTGACACGTGAAGTTTCTGAACTTTCATTGCCTTCGGCATCGATATGAGCATAGTAAACAGAATCCTCAGCTTCAGTTGCACCAAAAACATTCCTGGAGCCTCTGTTTTGCTTTTGCAGGATATCGACTGATTCCTCGTTGAGCTCATGcttaatattttcatttaatgCGTCAATGTTATCAAAGGCAAACACTTCTTCATGTAAATCAGGATATGACATCTTATCAGTTTCACTTGCCATATCATCTTGATTATGGTCAACCCCTGCAGTATCTAGAGCAAAAGTTGTAACTCGATCAAATGGTGTATGGCTGTTTGATGAGATGGAGGAATTCCTAGATACAAGGGAACGATGTGCAGAATTTGCTTTTCCAGCATAAAGGGTTGTACTAGGAACACTTGATAATAGTTGCCTGAACATGTTCTGAGGACTTTTTCTATCCTGCATGGCATTTTAACGATTAACTAACAAAAGTACGTAGATATTAAATGTGACTACTAAAAGAAATTGTGGTTAAAGGGAATGATGAGGGAGCATGGAGAATTACACAGGTTATACCAAATAGGATACCAAAGTTTCCTTGTTAACATTTACACCGAAACCACAAAGATGTATCTAAGTTTCAACCAATGGAAAATTCAGTTATATGCTATTGCTAGTGCAAGCATGTTATATTATACACACTACACAGGCCACCAAATAAACTCAATAATGGCTTAATAAGAATCCATGACTTAATGTGAATCAATTGGCTTGGAATAGTTGTCTAATCAAGTGtgatttgaaaaatgaataTACACAGGTAAGAAACATGCATCTGAAATCAAGCATAAAAGGGGCAACTAAAAAATCGATAGTACTAAAGAATGGTAGGGGGAGAGTGTTGAAGATGTGTCATGGTTACTCCCTCTGCACTCAATTATACGCAAAAGAGTGCCTACATTTGTTAGATTCAAATATAAGCAAATGTTCTCTATCcacattttatgttattatttcaaaaatactcTTAATTGATTCCTTAATGTTGTGAGGCATTATAATTAGGAGTGGGTTAGTAAatatatgtctttttttttttacatgaaatcaagaaaattaaatacacTTAACTATCATTCTTAATAAGTGTGAAAGTAGatatttttgcttataaatGAGTCCAAAGGGAGTAGTACTACCTTAAAAGGCACTAATTCTTAAATGGTATGAAATTAAAAACTTCATGATTCCCTTCCAACAAATTGGCAGTAAACCCATACAGTGATGAGAAAGGAAATTGATTTAAGTGAATTAGATGACAAAATACCATTTGACGAAAAGCAGAGTCGAATGATTTTTTAGGAGCAGAATTTGGTGACACCATCCTGGGTGATTTCTTGGAAATAGCAGGAGTTCTACTGGTTGAAGATGAGCCATCCCTTCTTGAAGTCAATTTGTCTAAGCTACCCACTGGGATGGAGTGAAGAGAGTCTAGGTCATCATCACCAGATGATGCAACAGAACCTTTGCTGCGTGTGCTGAATCGGTCTCGATCATGACTATGCATGGAGCTACTGCTCCTAGAAGGAGTTGGAGACATCGATTGCCTGCTGGATTTGGAGGTGGACTCCCTGCCATTTCTGGATGCTGGAGATGAACCCCTCACATACGATGCTGGTCGGTCGGACAAAGAAGTCCGAAGATTGGGAGGAGCTTCAGAAGAGAAGCCAGGTATATTAGTTTGCCATGCCCTTATCTTTGGTGATGCAGAGTTTCCACGACTTGTCTTCACGGGTGAAGTTCCCCTAACTCCAGATGAGACAACAGAGCTGCTGGAACCAGTGCTCATCCTCCGCGGAGTAAAATTGGAAGACTTGGACGCAGGCGTCGTGGGCTTATTTGGAGGTGGTGATGGTCTTCTTGATGGAGTCGCATACCGTATACTTGAGGTTGGACTGTAATTTGGCACTGATGAAGGCCTTCCCCTTGCTTGCAATGTATTAGTTCCCGAACGAGGAGATGGACTTAAACGATTTGGACTTGCACTACCCCTACTGCTTCTGTAACTTTTTTCCATCTGAAACACAAGGgtatccaacatatgatgaatGAGGAGTATAAGCTCAATTACATTACTTGagatcgaaaagaaaaaaagaaggtCTAAAGGAACTTTTCCTAATAATTTAACTATGCAGGAATCTGATAATACATACAGATTCAAAATCTCACCGTAGAAGATCTTGATATGGAAATGGCTTTACTCTGAGGCCTTCCTCTGCTTGAAACATTAGTTGGTGGGGGATCATCATCTAATGAAGGAAATAGTGGCGTATCTGGGGGTGTCAATAACCTTTAATGAATCATACAAACATTGCATCAGCGACTTAAGCAGTGATGACCAGAAATCAATTGACGCACATCGAAGTTAGTCTAACCACATCTATGCATtcttaacatataaataaagacAGTTCCAAACAGTTACAATCAACTCATGAACTTGAATTATCGTCCAACCACATGAATGATTATTCAATATTCATGTGAAATAAAAGGCAATTGCAAACAGTTAGAATCAGAATTATAACATTCGACGACAATACAAATAAGGAATATGGCCCACCAGTCATAATCATTTTTGTCGCCATCTATATTAAGCAAGTCACTAGTTTCTCGCCGACCAGGAATGGAGATTCCAATGTTGACATCAGAAAAATGCCTCAACTTTGTAGCTGTAAAATAATACCCAAGATAAATAGTAATGAATGAATGTATCACCCAAATGAAGCAACCAAATAAAGGCACATTATCTTCATAGGATATCATTAAAGAAAGTTACCGAATGAGTCTTCCAAGTCATCTGAAGACTGAAGCAAAAAACCATCTCTTTCTTTGGACTGCATTTCATTGAACAAAGCAAGATCGTCATCTTTCTCCCGGAAAAGTATTCCACTTTCGAGACTACGCCCCCGCTTGTGACCATCTCCTCTCGCCTCTCTCCCCGGAGAGTATCTCAATGCCGGGGAAGGTGGCATTTCCGCTACCCAATTTAGTATCAGGCAAGTGTTACTACCTCAACACCTCCAAACAAGCcacaaaatataaaacttttctGCACCCTACTGAGCACCAACCCATAATTTACCTCAAACCTACAACAAATTCAAGCCCCAACCATCACTTtcttggaagaaaaaaaaacctttttggTTCATCATTTGGTATCTTCTATTGGCtcattagattaatttaacAGCTATTTCCAAATACACAAGATACACTGTCATCATACTAATTGTGACTGAGtcataaaaaaaaaccttataCTACTaccatatatattattatacaaataaataaaagcaaattcaatttattaaaatagtgaCTCGTTGGAAATAGGAAAAACTGTACCATTAAAAAAGCAATAATGGCTAAACATTCacaaaatgaccaaaaacaaaattgacCCATGAAACCCTAAAAAATTTACAAGTTAGAGAGATCCTAATTATGGGACTCACAGTTAAAAGAATACCAAATTGAACTCGAAATTCATCTTCATAACACAATAAGTCAccattgaagttgaaaaagTAGCAACAGATCTTGACTTACCAAATTCGCACAAGTCAAATTGGTTCAACGCCAGCGTGGAAATTTGAAGAGTGCGCTTAAGATCCCAAGTATATGAAGAAGATAAAACAGAGCTTATATGCCAATTACAATGCGACGAATGTTGTAACAAACACTCGGATCTATAGCATTCATGGCTATGTCTCAGCGACCAAAGTACAGATCGAAAACTAGAATGATCCAACGGttgcaacaaaaacaaaataaaaataaaaattgttctATTCTTCTCTCTCCTCACAAATTCGTTTTTCTTCAAGTAACTTGTTTATTAAACGTTTAAAAAATACACACACTTTACAATTATAGACTGGATTTTAAGAATAAGAATAATACCAAAAAcatgtgttgttgttgttggattTTGCTGCTTCCCTCTACAGCATgcatccaattttttttagttttttttctttagcttctttttatttatgatatttacACAAATTAAGTAAGATATGTGAGTAAATGTACCTagtatacatatataatataattttaaggtATTTGCCAATATTGTATTACCAGGTAACCTTATCTTCAACGGCAAAACATGGGGCAAAAATCTTAGAAGgacaaaaatattaatgcataaAGTCGAGTCAAAAATTGCTAATCATAATTATAGAATCCAGtctaaaataaatcataattatagAATCCAACAAATATTTGACCACtgttataaaaatattcattgTTCTCAATAAAACACTTTTGAAAAAAAGGagattcgtttttttttttttttaaaaaaaaaggagattCGGACTTTGGTGGTTACAGATAATTAAATAGCACAGCTATATAAAGGacagttttataaaataaagatactAAATAactatagttattttattttataatgtggCGATATAATACgtgtaactttttttatagaataataAAATCCAAGTAAAATTATAGCAGTGTAAGAAAAAAGCTACTTTTGTATTTACTAAATTTATTAAAGTTGAGAGAAAATAGATGAAAATGATTTCCAATCTAATAGAAATTGACTTGATAGTGACACACATGCGCATGAAAGCTCAAATAGGTGCACATTCCGCTTCTAACGATTGAGCTTTAAGTATCAAACTCTCTTCCTATAATGGTTAACTAAATCAAGCTCAtccataataataaaatataagtaaaagtgAAAATTGgaaagttaaaatatatatttaattaaaattaaatatattaatttttaattatcaatttatttatatttaattttaaaataataattaataaataaaataatttagatgATAGAAAATTGAATAATCGTTTGGTGAGTATATTGATAGTTATTTTAACACTTCATAtatatgaatttgatgattataaaatttatataatccCTAATGAAATGACATGTGAATGTAATGTGAGAAACCTCTGATTCCATTACTATAATCATACATAATTATCTTAAGagtgaataataataataataatattcattcGAGTGGTAAGAAATTCAGACTCTATAAATAAAGTTGTTAGAGGttcaattttttactttttttttattcaatcaaAACTTCACATTACAACCCTTGAATATAACTTGTCTCGACAAGCTCGTTTA from Cicer arietinum cultivar CDC Frontier isolate Library 1 chromosome 5, Cicar.CDCFrontier_v2.0, whole genome shotgun sequence carries:
- the LOC101488325 gene encoding uncharacterized protein, with the translated sequence MHNISDTPSSSMFSNFPLISAIVAFAIAQSIKFLTVWYKEKRWDPKQLVGSGGMPSSHSSTVTALATAVGFHDGFGGPTFAIALILACIVMYDATGVRLQAGRQAEVLNQIVIELPAEHPLAESRPLRELLGHTPPQVVAGSFLGFITATIGHLITMAGR
- the LOC101488882 gene encoding uncharacterized protein, producing the protein MPPSPALRYSPGREARGDGHKRGRSLESGILFREKDDDLALFNEMQSKERDGFLLQSSDDLEDSFATKLRHFSDVNIGISIPGRRETSDLLNIDGDKNDYDWLLTPPDTPLFPSLDDDPPPTNVSSRGRPQSKAISISRSSTMEKSYRSSRGSASPNRLSPSPRSGTNTLQARGRPSSVPNYSPTSSIRYATPSRRPSPPPNKPTTPASKSSNFTPRRMSTGSSSSVVSSGVRGTSPVKTSRGNSASPKIRAWQTNIPGFSSEAPPNLRTSLSDRPASYVRGSSPASRNGRESTSKSSRQSMSPTPSRSSSSMHSHDRDRFSTRSKGSVASSGDDDLDSLHSIPVGSLDKLTSRRDGSSSTSRTPAISKKSPRMVSPNSAPKKSFDSAFRQMDRKSPQNMFRQLLSSVPSTTLYAGKANSAHRSLVSRNSSISSNSHTPFDRVTTFALDTAGVDHNQDDMASETDKMSYPDLHEEVFAFDNIDALNENIKHELNEESVDILQKQNRGSRNVFGATEAEDSVYYAHIDAEGNESSETSRVRDIISETGSFENTAICSQCGCCYQVISQAENNIQLCPECSRKTSLLRVILPETMLAVSEGSSVISAIMPKEEKSLSETSQLRDVSQLPQETDTGNLRFPLGEHDYEESETSCSELNLVHSQNSSIPSSLREGYEQMPANQLEMNGSGGDCKKHDDEFGDHQLYHYNDRPNMNTDPTEGTGISVLLKRSSSNKGPIVRARTFTATTISYDDLSLSRDSLNSIRSSTRPGSYSASPSTDFSSTRQTEFRIPRQLSGRKLDGDCGYDLRIKAPSTGSSFSITSNHSHHEVGLATRETSGNTEYNLVEEIPQVLRENQASGNAMTDVADATTTHPTAVEEDKLENDDNCRGNNACSSEILTREDCVHPDDNLVTSFTNPRDCISYENVEDHPNNASCVSNIETSVKAPELSCHEKHDVQGANVNELNALVIAHCSTITESDIEGENYCGNNTDLVNDDLSLVSKSALDDFRVPSARNPSSHCHTASVAELNASESHGNEESTVTVECQGAGNTRSLTLEEATDTILFCSSIIHDLAYQAATTAMEKECSDPFEGSEPTVTLLGKPVSDRKEVRRRPVSRRALKTPKTRQKRVETDVKTPSDETENDENIDESFTNNVGVGVPNKVDSMKPPKLESKCNCIIM